A genomic region of Dactylococcopsis salina PCC 8305 contains the following coding sequences:
- a CDS encoding phytase: protein MDSLRFASFNASLNRDSEGELITDLSTPDNEQAQTIAEIIQRNNPDVILINEFDDDSEGEAAQLFQDNYLSIPQSEGLNPVNYPHVFFAPSNTGIPSGFDLDNNGEIGGGNDAFGFGNFPGQFGMLLLSKHPIVEEEVRTFQNFLWKDMPGALLPDNPDTPEPNDWYSEEELEAFRLSSKNHWDIPININGEIIHALAAHPTPPVFDGEEDRNGLRNHDEIRLFADYINPNESDYIYDDNGNFGGLEAGEKFVILGDYNADPFDGDSSNDAALQLTENPLINNSVIPSSEGGVDASQRQGELNETHQGNPAYDTADFGPDDQTGNLRVDYALPSANLEIQEASVFWPEQGEPLFDLVGNFPFPSSDHRLVSVDIATNNTNKEIPMRNTVTAIELLEEVTISTATTFEETEIGGLSGLVYDAANGVYYAISDDRGSETSNSRFYTLEINVENGDITFTDVTTLLDADGNPFASGSIDPEGIALSDNNTLYISSEGDASQQIPPFVNEFSLDGEQISELPVDEKYTPNAEGTFGIRNNLAFESATISPDGRFLYTATENALAQDSPPATPENESISRIIKYDLTTGEVVAEFGYNVAAVPDVPNPTDGLATNGLVELLAVDNNGTLLALERAFSQGVGNTVKLYEVKTQGALDVSSEADLFREEPFTDDGETVEAAPFVIDPAVIKTELLDLEADLGIAPDNLEALAFGPTLEDGRQSLIIASDNNFSEGQTNQFITLAVDLEGTPIAQPTVETPLTEDSEDAATPLQGDSDDPAIWVNPNNPDDSLVMATLKDGGAVVFNLQGEVQQTITPSDVDPEAGFGEIRYNNVDLVYGFDLGGESVDLAVFSDRENDTLNIFQIDPNTGELSDITADGILETIFGVDDGEATAYGLATYTSPVSGASYAFVTQADGNLVAQLQLNDTGNGTVDAEIVRTLELPVPTGDPEDSQSEGLVIDEELGFGYVALEERVGILKFSAEPDTGNDLQVIQPLTEPSELTPEPFSKFVTFGDSSVDVGNVFLGNDRTFPPSPPYFEGRFSNGRVFVELIAEELGLSASTPSLAGGDNYAFSGAELGDGTSTDNTPNIGEQINSYLAGNTPTEDDLIFISAGSNNNFQDADNLPNPAEVVSLLTSHLTTLANAGAENFAVANIPPLGNAPLITSPEDATAVNSAISEYNTLLDTELDTLEDSLDVEIYELDLDVSLQNIIDDPAAFEITNVTDQALNTETGEAVDNPNEFLFWDDIHPTEKVGEIIAQDALEVIPQGTDQLVSGEPSPLVPDIEGLDLYYGADGKGYLLASSQGDSSYAVYSREGNNEYLGSFVIGDNGEIDQVNESDGLDVINVNLGSAFPNGLAVFQDGANDPQNAVPDEEELENNSTNFKFVPWDNIANRFENPLDIDPTSFDPRNPEANTLPNGIASGDVSQETAMLWTRSTVPGEVTFELATSAEFNTIVQTLTATVTDINQPVKVKAEALNADTEYYYRVTDAAGTSKVGEFETAAESGNNGLTFGVSGDWRGELAPYPAINNVPEANLKFFVEHGDTIYADDTSPALLNPDGTQKEQAENLAEFRLKHQEVYGNRFGENTWADLRESTSVFATIDDHEVVNDFAGGASADSDSRFAETEGLINDTQLFEDGLQAFQEYNPIEDRFYGETGDERTANERELYRSQTYGDDAAVMILDNRSFRDDQIDGVTDTTDTEEVARFFNEAFDPTRTMLGEPQLEDLKADLLEAEESGVTWKFVMVPEPIQELGLFNADSYEGYLAERTEILKFVEDNGIDNVVFVAADIHGTFVNNLTYQEEPFGERIPTSTFEITTGSVAYDPPFGEVVIDVATQTGVIPPEQRAFYDSLPVASDLDSEVNDKDDFLKQAFNDAAISPLGLDPVGLDDNLPQADGLVDANLIQGDYVAAHTFGWTEFDINPNSQQLTVTTYGVDAYTEEELLANPEAITDRTPEIVSQFTVNPANFSQPETLPQPRFGSLGDDEIEPTTNELTFAGSGDDVVDASVGGGGNRLYGGSDADELLVSSNDRAFGGAGNDVLDASVGSGDNRLYGGSGDDILLAGSNDRAIGGDGDDRFFTPEGGNNVFTGGNGADQFWIANAQFPTSTNEITDFTPDEDVLGIGGIDSISEFADLTLTLDGAATIVAAGDNELARLLGINESDLNANQFVIQSEIEAV, encoded by the coding sequence ATGGACTCTCTACGTTTCGCCAGCTTTAACGCCTCTCTCAATCGTGACTCCGAAGGAGAATTAATCACCGATTTATCAACTCCTGACAATGAACAAGCGCAAACGATCGCGGAAATTATCCAGCGTAACAATCCTGACGTTATTTTAATCAATGAATTTGATGATGACTCGGAAGGAGAAGCCGCGCAACTTTTCCAAGACAATTATTTAAGTATTCCTCAAAGTGAAGGACTCAATCCTGTTAACTATCCTCATGTTTTTTTCGCCCCCTCCAACACAGGAATCCCCTCGGGTTTCGACTTAGATAATAACGGCGAAATTGGTGGTGGTAATGATGCCTTTGGCTTTGGTAACTTCCCTGGACAATTCGGAATGCTTCTTTTATCAAAACACCCCATTGTAGAAGAAGAAGTCCGCACTTTTCAGAACTTTCTCTGGAAAGATATGCCAGGCGCACTCCTTCCTGATAACCCAGATACCCCCGAACCAAACGACTGGTATTCCGAAGAAGAATTAGAAGCATTTCGTCTTTCCTCTAAAAATCATTGGGATATTCCCATTAACATCAATGGTGAGATTATTCATGCTTTAGCTGCCCATCCCACACCGCCAGTTTTTGACGGAGAAGAGGATCGCAACGGGTTAAGAAATCACGATGAAATTCGTCTTTTTGCTGACTATATTAACCCCAACGAAAGCGATTATATTTATGATGATAACGGCAACTTTGGCGGTTTAGAAGCAGGGGAGAAATTTGTCATTTTAGGGGATTATAACGCTGATCCCTTTGATGGCGATAGTAGCAATGATGCGGCGCTTCAATTGACCGAAAATCCTCTGATTAATAACTCCGTAATTCCCAGTAGCGAAGGCGGAGTGGATGCTTCCCAACGTCAAGGAGAATTAAACGAAACCCATCAGGGAAATCCTGCTTATGATACCGCCGATTTCGGTCCCGATGATCAAACGGGAAACTTAAGAGTAGATTATGCCCTCCCTTCTGCTAATCTTGAGATTCAGGAAGCCTCGGTTTTTTGGCCCGAACAGGGAGAACCTTTGTTTGATCTAGTGGGAAATTTTCCGTTCCCTAGTTCCGATCATCGTCTCGTTTCCGTTGATATCGCTACGAATAATACAAACAAGGAAATTCCCATGCGAAATACAGTTACCGCCATTGAGTTACTAGAAGAAGTGACAATTTCCACTGCAACCACCTTTGAAGAAACCGAAATCGGTGGTTTATCTGGACTGGTTTATGATGCGGCTAATGGCGTTTATTATGCCATATCGGACGATCGCGGTTCCGAAACCAGTAACTCTCGCTTCTACACCCTCGAAATCAATGTGGAAAATGGAGACATCACTTTTACTGATGTCACAACCCTCCTCGATGCTGACGGAAACCCTTTTGCATCAGGAAGCATTGATCCAGAAGGAATTGCTTTAAGCGATAATAACACTCTCTACATTTCCTCAGAAGGAGATGCGAGTCAACAGATTCCCCCGTTTGTAAATGAATTTTCTCTCGATGGAGAACAAATCAGCGAACTTCCTGTTGATGAGAAATACACCCCCAACGCTGAGGGAACTTTTGGTATTCGGAACAATCTCGCCTTTGAAAGTGCTACCATTTCCCCAGATGGACGCTTCCTCTATACGGCAACAGAAAACGCTTTAGCCCAAGATAGTCCCCCCGCAACGCCAGAAAACGAAAGTATTTCTCGTATTATTAAATATGACCTGACGACAGGAGAAGTAGTTGCCGAATTTGGTTACAATGTGGCGGCGGTTCCCGATGTTCCCAACCCTACTGATGGTTTGGCAACGAATGGGTTAGTGGAACTCTTGGCTGTGGATAATAACGGCACGCTGTTGGCGTTAGAACGGGCGTTTTCTCAGGGTGTGGGCAATACCGTTAAACTGTATGAAGTGAAGACGCAAGGGGCGTTAGATGTCAGCAGTGAGGCTGATCTGTTCCGAGAAGAACCGTTTACCGATGATGGGGAAACGGTAGAAGCAGCGCCGTTTGTGATTGATCCCGCAGTGATTAAAACCGAACTTTTAGACTTGGAAGCGGATTTAGGGATCGCGCCAGATAACTTAGAAGCGTTGGCATTTGGGCCGACTTTAGAAGATGGTCGTCAGAGTTTGATCATTGCTAGTGATAATAACTTTAGTGAGGGTCAAACCAACCAATTTATCACCCTTGCTGTTGATTTAGAGGGAACACCGATCGCGCAACCAACAGTAGAAACCCCTCTCACCGAAGACAGCGAAGATGCAGCAACGCCGTTACAGGGAGACTCTGATGATCCAGCGATTTGGGTAAATCCCAATAATCCTGATGATAGCTTAGTGATGGCAACTCTCAAAGATGGCGGTGCGGTTGTCTTTAATCTACAAGGAGAAGTGCAACAAACTATCACCCCCAGTGATGTTGATCCAGAAGCAGGATTTGGGGAGATTCGCTACAACAACGTTGATCTGGTGTATGGCTTTGATTTAGGAGGAGAAAGCGTTGATTTAGCCGTGTTCAGCGATCGCGAAAACGACACCCTAAACATCTTCCAAATCGACCCCAACACAGGAGAATTAAGCGATATTACCGCCGATGGCATCTTAGAAACTATCTTCGGCGTGGATGACGGAGAAGCCACCGCCTACGGGTTAGCCACCTACACCAGCCCCGTTTCTGGTGCGTCTTACGCCTTCGTCACCCAAGCAGACGGTAATTTAGTCGCCCAATTGCAACTTAACGACACGGGAAATGGTACAGTTGACGCAGAAATTGTTCGTACCTTAGAACTTCCTGTTCCCACAGGTGATCCTGAAGATTCGCAATCGGAAGGTTTAGTCATTGACGAAGAACTGGGTTTTGGCTATGTCGCCTTAGAAGAACGAGTGGGGATTCTCAAATTCTCCGCCGAACCCGATACTGGAAATGATCTCCAAGTTATCCAACCCTTAACCGAACCATCAGAACTCACCCCAGAACCGTTCTCCAAATTTGTCACCTTTGGTGATAGTAGCGTTGATGTGGGAAATGTCTTCTTAGGAAACGATCGAACCTTTCCCCCCTCACCGCCTTATTTTGAAGGACGTTTCTCCAACGGGCGAGTTTTTGTGGAACTCATCGCTGAAGAGTTGGGATTATCTGCTTCTACTCCCTCTCTGGCGGGTGGTGATAACTATGCGTTTAGCGGTGCGGAATTAGGTGACGGAACATCTACCGATAATACTCCCAACATCGGAGAACAAATCAATTCCTATTTAGCTGGAAACACTCCCACAGAAGACGATTTAATCTTCATTTCTGCAGGAAGTAACAATAACTTCCAAGATGCGGATAATCTCCCCAACCCTGCTGAGGTCGTGAGTTTATTAACCTCACACCTCACCACTTTAGCCAATGCTGGCGCGGAAAACTTTGCTGTGGCGAATATTCCTCCCCTCGGAAACGCCCCTCTCATTACCTCCCCAGAAGATGCAACCGCAGTTAACAGCGCAATTAGCGAATATAACACGCTGCTTGATACTGAACTCGATACCCTAGAGGACAGTTTAGATGTCGAAATCTATGAACTTGATCTTGATGTGAGTCTCCAAAACATTATTGATGATCCCGCCGCGTTTGAGATTACGAATGTTACAGATCAGGCTTTAAATACAGAAACAGGAGAGGCGGTTGATAATCCCAATGAGTTTTTATTCTGGGATGACATTCACCCCACCGAAAAGGTTGGAGAAATTATCGCCCAAGATGCCTTAGAAGTGATTCCCCAAGGAACAGATCAATTGGTTTCTGGTGAACCGTCTCCCCTTGTTCCTGATATTGAAGGGCTAGACCTCTATTATGGCGCTGATGGTAAAGGGTATCTCTTAGCGAGTTCTCAGGGAGATTCTTCTTATGCGGTTTATAGTCGGGAAGGAAACAATGAGTATCTCGGTAGCTTCGTCATTGGAGATAATGGCGAGATTGATCAAGTCAACGAAAGCGATGGCTTAGATGTAATTAACGTTAACCTCGGTTCCGCTTTCCCCAATGGGTTAGCCGTATTCCAAGATGGGGCAAATGATCCACAAAATGCTGTTCCCGATGAGGAGGAATTAGAAAACAATAGCACGAACTTTAAGTTTGTTCCCTGGGATAATATCGCTAACCGTTTCGAGAATCCTTTAGATATTGATCCGACTAGCTTTGATCCGCGTAACCCTGAAGCCAATACCTTACCCAATGGAATTGCTAGTGGTGATGTTAGCCAAGAAACGGCGATGTTGTGGACAAGAAGCACAGTTCCGGGGGAAGTGACATTTGAACTGGCAACCAGTGCCGAATTTAATACCATTGTTCAAACCTTAACCGCAACGGTTACAGATATCAATCAACCCGTGAAGGTGAAAGCAGAAGCGTTAAACGCTGACACTGAGTATTATTATCGGGTTACTGATGCGGCGGGAACTTCCAAAGTAGGAGAATTTGAAACCGCAGCAGAGTCGGGCAACAATGGTTTAACCTTTGGGGTGTCTGGAGACTGGCGCGGTGAACTCGCCCCCTATCCCGCGATTAATAATGTTCCCGAAGCAAACTTAAAATTCTTTGTGGAACATGGGGACACCATCTATGCGGATGATACTTCTCCCGCATTACTGAATCCTGATGGGACGCAAAAAGAACAAGCGGAAAACCTAGCTGAGTTTCGACTGAAACATCAAGAAGTCTATGGAAACCGCTTTGGGGAAAATACATGGGCTGATTTACGGGAATCTACTTCTGTTTTTGCCACGATTGATGACCATGAAGTCGTTAATGATTTTGCTGGTGGTGCAAGTGCTGACAGTGATTCTCGCTTTGCAGAAACAGAAGGATTGATCAATGATACTCAACTCTTTGAAGATGGATTGCAAGCCTTCCAAGAGTATAATCCCATTGAAGATCGCTTCTACGGGGAAACGGGAGACGAACGCACGGCGAACGAACGGGAGTTGTATCGTTCTCAAACCTACGGCGATGATGCAGCAGTGATGATCTTAGATAACCGTTCTTTCCGCGATGATCAGATTGATGGTGTTACTGATACAACTGATACAGAGGAAGTCGCCCGTTTCTTTAATGAGGCATTTGATCCAACTCGTACCATGTTGGGAGAACCGCAACTAGAAGACTTGAAAGCTGACTTGTTAGAAGCAGAAGAGTCGGGAGTGACTTGGAAGTTTGTGATGGTTCCTGAACCAATCCAAGAGTTAGGTTTGTTTAATGCGGATAGCTATGAGGGATATTTGGCGGAACGGACTGAGATTCTCAAGTTTGTTGAGGATAATGGAATTGATAATGTGGTGTTTGTGGCTGCGGATATTCATGGGACGTTCGTTAATAATTTAACCTATCAGGAAGAACCTTTTGGGGAACGCATTCCTACCAGTACCTTTGAGATTACGACGGGGTCTGTTGCTTATGATCCGCCTTTTGGTGAAGTGGTGATTGATGTGGCAACGCAGACAGGAGTGATTCCTCCTGAACAACGAGCGTTTTATGATTCTTTACCTGTCGCCTCTGACTTAGACAGCGAGGTGAATGATAAGGATGATTTTCTGAAGCAAGCCTTTAATGATGCTGCAATTAGTCCGTTAGGGTTAGACCCCGTCGGTTTAGATGATAATCTGCCTCAAGCGGATGGATTGGTTGATGCGAACCTGATTCAGGGGGATTATGTGGCAGCGCATACGTTTGGCTGGACAGAGTTTGATATTAATCCCAATAGCCAACAACTGACAGTAACCACTTATGGTGTTGATGCTTACACAGAGGAAGAGTTGTTAGCGAATCCCGAAGCGATTACCGATCGCACCCCTGAAATTGTCAGTCAGTTTACGGTTAATCCTGCTAACTTCTCTCAACCTGAAACGCTACCTCAACCGCGTTTTGGCAGTTTGGGCGATGATGAGATTGAACCGACAACCAATGAATTAACTTTTGCTGGTAGCGGTGATGATGTGGTAGATGCGTCTGTCGGTGGCGGTGGTAACCGTCTCTATGGCGGTAGCGATGCTGATGAGTTACTCGTTAGCAGCAACGATCGCGCGTTTGGTGGCGCGGGTAATGATGTTCTCGATGCGTCTGTGGGCAGTGGTGACAATCGTCTCTATGGCGGTAGCGGTGATGATATCCTCCTTGCTGGTAGCAACGATCGCGCGATCGGCGGTGACGGAGATGACCGTTTCTTCACCCCTGAAGGCGGAAACAACGTCTTTACTGGCGGTAACGGTGCAGATCAATTCTGGATTGCCAACGCCCAATTCCCAACAAGCACCAACGAAATTACAGACTTTACCCCTGATGAAGATGTTCTCGGTATCGGTGGGATTGACAGCATCAGTGAGTTTGCCGATTTAACCCTGACTCTTGATGGGGCCGCCACGATCGTTGCTGCTGGTGACAACGAATTAGCGCGGTTGTTGGGGATTAATGAAAGTGACTTAAACGCAAACCAATTTGTGATTCAATCCGAAATAGAAGCCGTATAA
- the lgt gene encoding prolipoprotein diacylglyceryl transferase, which yields MLSLLAFRFQSPGPILIDFGSISIRWYGLLIASAVIIGLFLSQNLAKRRQVDPELLSDLSIWLVLSAIPGARLYYVAFQWENYAQRPQDIIAIWQGGIAIHGAIIGGVIGALIFARINRVSFWQLADLVSPSLILGQAIGRWGNFFNSEAFGTPTDLPWKLYIPPANRPPQYADEAFFHPTFLYESVWNIGVFILLIYLFFWGLRHPQRYRVGTLVFVYMAAYSSGRIWIEDLRTDSLMLGSIEVAQLISLIEIIIGLLGLVWLYRMRRSLPDVVPQQQITNQK from the coding sequence ATGCTTTCTTTACTTGCGTTTCGCTTTCAATCCCCCGGTCCGATTTTAATTGACTTTGGATCAATTAGTATTCGTTGGTATGGTTTATTAATTGCCAGTGCGGTTATTATTGGCTTATTTTTGTCTCAAAATTTAGCAAAACGTCGTCAAGTTGACCCTGAATTATTAAGTGATTTATCAATTTGGTTAGTGTTATCTGCAATTCCAGGAGCGCGGTTATATTATGTTGCTTTTCAATGGGAAAATTATGCCCAACGTCCGCAAGATATTATTGCGATTTGGCAAGGGGGAATTGCCATTCATGGCGCAATTATTGGCGGCGTAATTGGAGCGTTAATTTTTGCTCGGATTAATCGCGTTTCTTTTTGGCAATTAGCCGATTTAGTCAGTCCTTCTTTGATTTTAGGACAAGCCATTGGACGCTGGGGAAACTTCTTTAATTCCGAAGCGTTTGGTACGCCCACTGATTTACCCTGGAAACTTTATATTCCACCCGCTAATCGTCCACCACAATATGCTGATGAAGCCTTTTTTCATCCAACTTTTCTTTATGAATCAGTCTGGAATATTGGCGTTTTTATCTTACTAATTTATTTGTTTTTCTGGGGATTACGTCATCCGCAACGATATCGAGTGGGAACATTGGTTTTTGTTTATATGGCTGCCTACAGTTCTGGTCGAATTTGGATTGAAGATTTACGAACAGACAGTTTAATGTTAGGCTCGATCGAAGTGGCGCAACTAATTAGTTTAATAGAAATCATCATCGGTTTGTTAGGATTAGTTTGGCTGTATCGGATGAGACGATCTCTTCCCGATGTTGTGCCTCAACAACAAATAACAAACCAGAAATAA
- a CDS encoding Hsp20/alpha crystallin family protein has product MGIKQDQVEADYSDGILSLRLPKVEDAVNRSVKINLGGQSNTILENWRYSIDDLSPPNLGGWGALR; this is encoded by the coding sequence GTGGGAATCAAACAAGATCAGGTAGAAGCGGACTACAGTGATGGCATTCTCAGTCTGCGACTCCCGAAAGTGGAAGACGCAGTTAATCGAAGCGTCAAAATCAATTTAGGCGGTCAATCTAATACCATTTTGGAGAATTGGCGCTACAGTATCGACGACTTAAGCCCCCCAAACTTGGGGGGTTGGGGGGCTTTAAGGTAA
- a CDS encoding DUF938 domain-containing protein: MREKQFAPATERNREPILAVLKQILPPTGTVLEIASGTGEHAVYFAPRLSPRHWLPSETNPILQESILAWREEFPSDVLSPPLDLDVMDENWWEKVKHQDLCAVVCINLIHIAPWAACEGLMKGAEALLPQGGILYLYGPFKQQGVHTSESNVSFDESLQQQNPEWGVRNLEDVVSLGKVHQLELQDVIAMPANNFSVVFRRGINNK, encoded by the coding sequence ATGAGAGAAAAACAATTTGCTCCTGCTACGGAGAGAAACCGTGAGCCAATTTTAGCGGTTCTCAAACAGATTTTACCGCCGACGGGAACAGTCCTCGAAATTGCCAGTGGAACAGGGGAACACGCGGTATATTTTGCGCCCCGTTTATCTCCCCGTCACTGGCTTCCTTCCGAAACCAATCCGATTTTACAGGAGAGCATTCTCGCTTGGAGAGAGGAGTTTCCCTCAGATGTGCTTTCTCCTCCCCTTGATCTCGATGTTATGGATGAGAATTGGTGGGAGAAAGTGAAACATCAAGACTTGTGCGCTGTTGTCTGCATTAATCTGATTCATATTGCTCCTTGGGCGGCGTGTGAAGGGTTAATGAAAGGGGCTGAGGCGTTACTTCCGCAAGGGGGAATTTTATACTTGTATGGTCCTTTTAAGCAACAGGGAGTCCACACCTCAGAAAGTAATGTTAGCTTTGATGAAAGTCTCCAACAACAAAATCCAGAATGGGGAGTGCGAAATTTAGAGGATGTGGTTTCTTTAGGTAAGGTTCATCAATTAGAATTACAAGATGTAATTGCAATGCCAGCGAATAATTTCTCTGTGGTGTTTCGTCGTGGAATTAATAACAAATAA
- a CDS encoding Hsp20/alpha crystallin family protein, whose translation MLKAQLPGLKQDDIYVTATRDSVTISGEYRHESDRELKLWV comes from the coding sequence ATGCTGAAAGCGCAACTACCAGGTCTCAAACAAGATGACATTTATGTCACTGCTACCCGTGACTCAGTAACCATCAGTGGCGAATATCGTCACGAAAGCGATCGCGAACTAAAGCTATGGGTCTGA
- a CDS encoding SPOR domain-containing protein has product MLKTINCFGRSFLFANSVVLVTASSSLAQFVPPPPPMVETREQNQEVYQFEAPRNSPSPLPKPRQSSPSNANTLFRVQICGSSEQLLSLVRRVEPDAFVRDGKDAIQAGLFSDAVNAIQLVQSLSEQGIEADIIKIRKPQDRSSRSNSSPREYISLSSTSSPEPPEPSNSDFVPIAVESASPTPETPVEEEDESGYYVVIPTREEKLAATAQKVKKAGVNQNLIEQRNAPRGNHVAVGPFPRRGEANRWSSHLQNEGLNARVYFSR; this is encoded by the coding sequence ATGCTGAAAACTATCAATTGTTTCGGACGTTCTTTCCTTTTCGCTAACTCTGTTGTTCTTGTCACTGCTAGTAGTAGTCTCGCCCAATTTGTTCCTCCCCCTCCTCCGATGGTAGAAACTAGGGAACAAAACCAAGAGGTTTACCAATTTGAAGCCCCCAGAAATTCCCCTTCTCCGCTTCCCAAACCTCGTCAGAGTTCCCCTTCTAATGCAAATACGCTGTTTCGGGTACAAATCTGTGGAAGTAGTGAACAATTACTGTCTTTAGTGCGTCGTGTCGAGCCAGATGCGTTTGTTCGTGATGGCAAAGATGCGATTCAAGCGGGATTATTTTCCGATGCGGTGAATGCCATTCAATTAGTTCAATCCCTTTCCGAACAAGGCATTGAAGCGGATATTATTAAAATCCGTAAACCACAGGATCGCTCGTCTCGATCGAATTCTTCTCCCAGAGAATATATTTCCCTATCTTCCACTTCTTCCCCAGAACCACCAGAACCAAGCAATAGTGATTTTGTTCCGATCGCCGTCGAATCTGCTTCTCCCACACCAGAAACACCAGTAGAAGAAGAGGACGAAAGCGGTTACTATGTGGTTATTCCCACTCGTGAGGAAAAGTTAGCAGCAACAGCGCAAAAGGTGAAAAAAGCAGGAGTGAATCAGAATTTAATTGAACAACGCAATGCTCCACGAGGAAATCATGTCGCAGTGGGACCCTTCCCTCGTCGCGGTGAGGCGAATCGTTGGAGTAGTCACCTGCAAAATGAGGGCTTGAACGCGAGGGTTTATTTTAGTCGATGA
- the mnmA gene encoding tRNA 2-thiouridine(34) synthase MnmA, with amino-acid sequence MNKKVVVGLSGGVDSSTAAAILHHQGYEVEGLTLWLMKGKGQCCSEGMVDAASICEQLGIAHHIVDSREQFQSNVVDYLISGYESGITPLPCSQCNKTVKFAPMLTYAREKLGIDCVATGHYARIRYDQERDRYQLLRAVDRAKDQSYFLYDLPQDLLAHTIFPLGEKEKSETRQIAQEYALHTADKPESQDLCLVEAHGSMRTFLDQYINEKQGEIVNEDGKVLGYHEGIHHYTIGQRKGLGISAPEPLYVIKLDAAMNQVVVGNRDSGTRNECTVGHINWLGIPEPKTPIQAEVQIRYRSRPAKVSVIPLESGRVKLMFDEPQFGVTPGQAAVLYDGEVVLGGGVIERF; translated from the coding sequence ATGAATAAAAAAGTTGTTGTCGGTTTATCGGGAGGCGTTGATAGTTCCACTGCTGCGGCTATTCTACATCATCAAGGCTATGAAGTGGAAGGCTTGACGTTATGGTTGATGAAAGGGAAAGGTCAATGTTGTTCCGAAGGAATGGTGGATGCTGCGTCGATTTGTGAGCAGTTGGGGATTGCTCATCATATTGTCGATAGTCGGGAGCAATTTCAGAGTAATGTGGTAGATTATCTCATCTCAGGGTACGAGTCGGGAATTACTCCTTTACCTTGTTCACAATGTAATAAAACGGTGAAGTTTGCGCCTATGCTCACTTATGCTAGGGAAAAGCTAGGGATTGATTGTGTGGCGACAGGACATTATGCAAGGATTCGCTATGATCAAGAGCGCGATCGATATCAACTTCTGAGAGCGGTCGATCGCGCAAAAGATCAATCCTATTTTCTGTATGATCTTCCCCAAGACCTTCTTGCTCACACGATTTTTCCCCTCGGTGAAAAGGAAAAAAGCGAAACTCGTCAAATTGCCCAAGAATACGCGCTTCACACTGCTGATAAACCCGAAAGCCAAGACTTGTGTTTAGTGGAAGCTCATGGCTCAATGCGGACTTTCTTAGACCAATATATCAACGAAAAACAAGGGGAAATTGTCAACGAAGACGGTAAGGTTTTAGGCTACCATGAGGGCATTCATCACTACACGATCGGACAACGGAAAGGATTAGGCATTTCTGCGCCAGAACCGCTATATGTGATTAAACTGGATGCGGCGATGAATCAAGTGGTGGTGGGAAACCGTGACAGTGGCACTCGTAATGAGTGTACGGTGGGACATATCAACTGGTTGGGGATTCCTGAACCGAAAACGCCCATTCAAGCAGAAGTTCAAATCCGTTATCGATCGCGTCCAGCGAAAGTGAGTGTTATTCCTTTAGAAAGCGGTCGCGTGAAGCTAATGTTTGATGAACCGCAATTCGGCGTTACCCCAGGACAAGCAGCGGTTTTATATGATGGGGAAGTTGTCCTCGGTGGCGGTGTTATTGAACGGTTTTAA